In Silene latifolia isolate original U9 population chromosome X, ASM4854445v1, whole genome shotgun sequence, the following proteins share a genomic window:
- the LOC141617395 gene encoding uncharacterized protein LOC141617395, with translation MAAYEDVQEEVEYWQQAVYGFIVGANPPWQILEGFLKRIWSKYNIDKISFLPNGVFIARFQTIEMQQAVLKSGHFLFDNKPMIIKPWVPDIELTKEEVNDAATEQKTRLGFARVMVELQIDQKFPNSIKFLDEKQKVTEIEIEYEWKPTLCTKCKQLGHEKDKCRKDKKETGKDKKANTRIIRKEWRPVNATAPQSIKNPPAAKIQSNKPTEQEMIKTPETRPGVSREGTLTPIKVTKQGQIQGARVRPGSPTYMEALSGSNSPKQGIGTNGNDPPTSDPCLYGLLETKIKPNKVNKAVTNVFSDWSVTTNTTYHPGGRIWVVWKPHLFDIYFLEYDAQYIHMKVYDKHTNGMFFFTVVYAFNGLSERESLWTNLRKIKVPSSMPWLIGGDFNCVLQPEERLGGTFNMAEADPFQKCIEDCEVMDIHTSGSFYTWNNKQPQETRSAQYPDFIANFLPEGLFDHSPCVIAKASSGQHRNRSFKYFNMWSLSTDFISCVSNVWNQPMEGTKMYRVTQKLRMLKPELKKINRTCYSDIENQALLAETKLFHVQQELSKQPGNRNIMTQEYEAHQASKHLQLAKAEFLKQKAKAFWMAEGDTNSSYFHGVIKARRNKNFTHQIKDHRGLLHTDESGIQQAFLEYYQSLLGSSSPTFKVKKSIVQRGNVCTEEQRQTLLSPVTHDEIKEIIFAIPNDKAPGPDGYSSKFFKDSWEIVGGEISNAVLDFF, from the exons atggctgctt ACGAGGACGTTCAGGAAGAAGTTGAGTACTGGCAGCAAGCGGTATATGGTTTCATAGTTGGAGCAAATCCTCCTTGGCAAATCTTGGAGGGCTTCCTGAAAAGAATATGGAGCAAATACAACATTGATAAGATTTCTTTCCTCCCAAATGGGGTCTTCATAGCAAGATTCCAAACTATTGAAATGCAACAAGCTGTACTTAAGAGTGGTCACTTCTTGTTTGACAATAAGCCCATGATTATCAAACCATGGGTGCCTGACATTGAATTGACCAAAGAAGAAGTCAA TGATGCTGCCACTGAACAAAAGACTCGTTTAGGTTTTGCCCGTGTTATGGTGGAATTACAAATTgatcaaaaatttcctaattcaATCAAGTTCTTGGATGAGAAACAAAAAGTTACTGAGATAGAGattgaatatgaatggaaacctaCGCTATGTACCAAATGCAAACAATTAGGTCATGAAAAGGACAAGTGTAGGAAAGACAAGAAGGAGACTGGGAAAGACAAGAAGGCAAATACCAGGATTATCAGAAAAGAATGGAGACCTGTTAATGCAACTGCTCCTCAGAGTATTAAGAATCCACCTGCAGCAAAAATACAGTCTAATAAGCCAACAGAACAGGAAATGATTAAAACTCCAGAGACCAGGCCTGGGGTGAGCAGGGAGGGCACTCTAACTCCTATTAAGGTCACTAAGCAGGGACAAATTCAAGGTGCTAGGGTCAGACCAGGTTCCCCTACATATATGGAAGCATTGAGTGGATCCAATTCTCCTAAGCAGGGCATTGGAACAAATGGTAATGATCCTCCTACTTCTGATCCAT GCCTATATGGTTTGTTAGAAACCAAGATAAAACCAAATAAAGTTAATAAAGCTGTTACTAATGTTTTTAGTGACTGGAGTGTTACAACAAATACTACTTATCATCCAGGGGGTAGAATTTGGGTGGTCTGGAAACCTCATTTATTTGACATCTACTTTTTGGAATATGATGCCCAGTATATTCACATGAAGGTGTATGACAAGCACACTAATGGGATGTTTTTCTTTACTGTGGTCTATGCCTTCAATGGACTTAGTGAAAGAGAGAGTTTGTGGACTAATCTCAGGAAGATTAAGGTCCCTAGTTCTATGCCTTGGCTTATTGGGGGAGATTTTAACTGTGTCTTGCAACCTGAGGAGAGATTGGGTGGCACCTTTAATATGGCAGAAGCAGATCCTTTCCAAAAATGTATTGAGGATTGTGAAGTTATGGATATCCACACCTCAGGCTCCTTTTATACGTGGAATAATAAACAACCTCAGGAGACAAGG AGTGCTCAGTATCCAGATTTTATTGCCAACTTTTTGCCAGAGGGATTATTTGACCATTCCCCTTGTGTGATAGCCAAAGCAAGCAGTGGACAGCACAGAAATAGAtcgtttaaatattttaatatgtggagttTATCCACTGATTTCATATCTTGTGTGTCAAATGTCTGGAATCAACCTATGGAGGGTACAAAAATGTATAGAGTCACTCAAAAACTCAGAATGCTCAAGCCTGAACTTAAAAAGATCAACAGAACGTGCTATTCTGATATTGAGAACCAGGCTTTGCTGGCTGAAACAAAACTCTTCCATGTTCAGCAGGAGCTTAGCAAACAACCAGGAAATAGGAATATCATGACACAAGAATATGAAGCCCATCAGGCATCCAAACATTTACAACTAGCAAAGGCAGAATTCCTTAAACAGAAGGCAAAAGCTTTTTGGATGGCTGAAGGGGATACAAATTCTTCTTATTTTCATGGGGTGATAAAAGCAAGGAGGAACAAGAACTTTACCCACCAAATTAAGGATCACAGAGGGCTCCTACATACTGATGAAAGTGGGATTCAGCAGGCCTTCTTAGAGTATTATCAAAGCCTGCTGGGATCCAGTTCTCCCACTTTTAAAGTGAAGAAGTCCATTGTCCAGAGGGGTAATGTGTGCACAGAAGAACAAAGGCAGACCCTACTCTCTCCAGTGACACATGATGAGATTAAAGAAATCATTTTCGCCATCCCAAATGACAAAGCCCCTGGGCCAGATGGTTACTCCAGTAAATTCTTTAAAGATTCATGGGAGATTGTGGGAGGGGAGATATCAAATGCAGTTCTGGATTTTTTTTAA